Proteins encoded together in one Pseudomonas sp. ADAK13 window:
- a CDS encoding DeoR/GlpR family transcriptional regulator — protein sequence MNLPPRQQQILELVRERGYVSIEEMAQLFVVTPQTIRRDINQLAEANLLRRYHGGAAYDSSVENTAYAMRADQMRDEKQRIGEAIAAQIPDHASLFINIGTTTESIARALLNHSHLKIITNNLNVAMMLSAKDDFDVLLTGGNVRRDGGVVGQASVDFINQFKVDFALVGISGIDEDGSLLDFDYQEVRVSQAIIANARKVILAADSSKFGRNAMIRLGPISLIDCLVTDQQPVPALVQLLNQHKIRLEVV from the coding sequence ATGAATCTGCCTCCCCGCCAGCAACAAATCCTCGAACTGGTCCGCGAACGCGGCTATGTGAGTATCGAGGAAATGGCGCAGCTCTTTGTTGTCACCCCGCAAACCATCCGCCGCGATATCAATCAACTGGCGGAAGCCAATCTGTTGCGCCGCTACCACGGCGGCGCAGCCTATGACTCCAGCGTTGAAAACACCGCGTACGCCATGCGTGCCGACCAGATGCGCGACGAGAAACAGCGCATCGGCGAAGCGATTGCCGCGCAAATCCCCGATCACGCCTCGCTGTTTATCAACATCGGTACCACCACCGAATCGATCGCTCGTGCACTGCTTAACCACAGCCACCTGAAAATCATCACCAATAACCTCAACGTCGCCATGATGCTGAGTGCCAAAGACGACTTCGACGTACTCCTGACCGGCGGCAACGTGCGCCGTGACGGCGGCGTGGTGGGCCAGGCCAGCGTCGACTTTATCAACCAGTTCAAGGTCGATTTCGCCCTGGTAGGCATCAGCGGTATTGATGAAGACGGCAGCCTTTTGGACTTCGATTACCAGGAAGTTCGGGTTTCCCAGGCGATCATTGCCAATGCGCGCAAGGTGATCCTGGCCGCGGACTCCAGCAAATTCGGGCGCAACGCCATGATTCGCTTGGGACCGATCAGTTTGATTGATTGTTTAGTCACCGATCAGCAGCCGGTTCCGGCGCTGGTGCAACTGTTGAATCAGCACAAGATTCGTCTGGAAGTGGTGTAA
- the glpD gene encoding glycerol-3-phosphate dehydrogenase, whose translation MNSSTLPAPPLAEVYDVAVIGGGINGVGIAADAAGRGLSVFLCEKDDLASHTSSASSKLIHGGLRYLEHYEFRLVREALAEREVLLAKAPHIVKQMRFVLPHRPHLRPAWMIRAGLFLYDHLGKREKLEGSKSLKFGPDSPLKSEITKGFEYSDCWVDDARLVVLNAMAAREKGAHIHTQTRCVSAHRSKGLWEMNMERADGSLFSIRARALVNAAGPWVAKFIKDDLKLDSPYGIRLIQGSHLIVPKLYEGAHAHILQNEDQRIVFTIPYLNHLTIIGTTDREYTGDPAKVAITEGETDYMLNVVNAHFKKQLSRDDIVHTYSGVRPLCNDESDNPSAVTRDYTLALSGTSGEAPLLSVFGGKLTTYRKLAESAMAQLAPYFTQMRPSWTATATLPGGENMSTPEALADAIRSKYDWVPSEIARRWSTTYGSRTWRLLEGVQSLADMGDHLGGGLYTREVDYLCAEEWATQPQDILWRRSKLGLFTTPEEQENVQRYLSKVEHNRGKIEAA comes from the coding sequence ATGAACTCTTCTACCTTGCCTGCCCCACCGCTTGCTGAAGTCTATGACGTCGCCGTTATCGGTGGCGGGATCAATGGCGTCGGCATCGCAGCAGACGCAGCCGGGCGCGGTTTGTCGGTATTCCTTTGCGAAAAGGACGACCTGGCCAGCCACACTTCCTCCGCCAGCAGCAAGCTGATCCACGGCGGCCTGCGCTACCTGGAGCATTACGAATTCCGCCTGGTGCGCGAAGCCCTGGCTGAACGTGAAGTGCTGTTGGCCAAGGCCCCGCACATCGTCAAGCAAATGCGCTTTGTATTGCCACACCGCCCGCACCTGCGCCCGGCGTGGATGATTCGCGCCGGCTTGTTCCTCTATGACCACCTGGGCAAGCGCGAAAAACTCGAAGGCTCCAAGAGCCTCAAGTTCGGCCCCGACAGCCCGCTGAAAAGCGAAATCACCAAAGGCTTCGAATACTCCGACTGCTGGGTCGACGACGCCCGCCTTGTAGTACTCAACGCCATGGCCGCGCGGGAAAAGGGTGCACATATCCACACCCAGACCCGTTGCGTCAGCGCACATCGCAGTAAAGGCCTGTGGGAAATGAACATGGAGCGCGCCGATGGCAGCCTGTTCTCGATCCGTGCCCGCGCGCTGGTAAACGCCGCCGGCCCATGGGTGGCCAAGTTCATCAAGGATGACTTGAAGCTGGACTCGCCCTACGGCATCCGCCTGATCCAAGGCAGCCACCTGATCGTGCCGAAGCTGTATGAAGGCGCCCACGCGCACATCCTGCAGAACGAAGACCAACGCATCGTCTTCACCATTCCGTACCTGAATCACCTGACCATCATCGGCACCACCGACCGCGAATACACCGGTGACCCGGCGAAAGTGGCGATTACCGAAGGTGAAACCGACTACATGCTCAACGTGGTCAACGCGCACTTCAAGAAGCAGTTGAGCCGCGATGACATCGTGCACACCTATTCCGGCGTGCGCCCACTGTGCAACGACGAGTCCGACAACCCGTCGGCCGTGACCCGCGACTACACCCTGGCGCTGTCGGGCACCTCGGGCGAGGCGCCATTGCTGTCGGTGTTCGGCGGCAAGCTGACCACGTACCGCAAGCTGGCCGAATCAGCGATGGCACAACTGGCGCCGTATTTCACCCAGATGCGCCCAAGCTGGACTGCCACGGCCACCCTGCCCGGTGGCGAAAACATGAGCACGCCAGAAGCCCTGGCCGATGCAATCCGCAGCAAATACGACTGGGTGCCGAGCGAGATTGCCCGTCGCTGGTCCACCACTTATGGCAGCCGCACCTGGCGCCTGCTGGAAGGCGTGCAATCGCTGGCCGACATGGGCGACCACCTCGGTGGCGGCCTGTACACCCGCGAAGTCGATTACCTGTGCGCCGAAGAATGGGCCACGCAGCCCCAGGACATCCTGTGGCGCCGCAGCAAGCTGGGCTTGTTCACCACGCCGGAAGAACAGGAAAACGTGCAGCGTTACCTGTCCAAGGTTGAGCACAATCGCGGCAAGATCGAAGCCGCCTGA
- a CDS encoding tetratricopeptide repeat protein produces MQSAQPGSEPSDIGDNPRAYVRWVMHAAQLGDADAQATLAQLLLDGRGVQKDEALALSWFRIAARQRHPMAINMIGRCLENGWGCTIDLEDSALHYRKAADLGLDWGMYNYGQLLTRGRGVERDLVAAYELFVRAAGKGHAKSMNLLGRFHHEGVVVPKDVQLARQWYRRSAEAGDFRGQYNHASELAEDGDEAQACLWLERALTTATPGFLQAAYPVLVGSALAGIREMGLRYQRHLQA; encoded by the coding sequence ATGCAAAGTGCGCAGCCAGGCAGCGAGCCGTCTGATATCGGTGATAACCCGCGTGCCTATGTGCGGTGGGTGATGCATGCCGCTCAACTGGGTGATGCCGACGCACAGGCGACCCTGGCCCAACTGCTGCTTGACGGTCGCGGCGTGCAGAAGGATGAGGCGCTGGCGCTGAGCTGGTTTCGCATCGCTGCACGGCAGCGCCACCCCATGGCGATCAACATGATCGGGCGCTGCCTGGAGAATGGCTGGGGCTGCACAATCGACCTGGAGGACAGCGCGTTGCATTACCGCAAGGCTGCCGACCTGGGACTGGATTGGGGCATGTACAACTACGGGCAATTGCTGACACGCGGTCGGGGCGTGGAGCGAGACCTTGTTGCGGCCTATGAGTTGTTCGTTCGGGCTGCGGGCAAGGGGCACGCCAAGTCGATGAACCTGTTGGGAAGGTTTCACCACGAGGGCGTTGTGGTGCCCAAGGATGTTCAACTGGCGAGGCAGTGGTACCGGCGCTCGGCCGAGGCCGGGGATTTCCGTGGGCAATACAACCATGCCTCGGAGCTGGCCGAAGACGGAGACGAGGCGCAGGCCTGCCTATGGCTGGAGCGGGCGCTCACAACAGCTACGCCGGGCTTTCTGCAGGCGGCGTATCCGGTGTTGGTGGGCTCTGCCCTCGCCGGGATTCGTGAAATGGGCCTGCGCTATCAGCGCCATCTGCAGGCATGA
- a CDS encoding TonB-dependent receptor, whose protein sequence is MATGISSAPLSSRHMLASAVGLAVAAQGGFSYAAEPAPEDNTGVIQLGATSIEGQAPSQSVYNPVAPSSPKYTEALRDTPQTITVVPKEVIHDQNLLTLRDVLSTVPGITFGAGEGGSGYGDSINLRGFSASGDIYVDGVRDSAQYSRTDPFNLEQVEVVSGASSVYSGSGAVGGTINLVSKQPELRDKTTISAGIGTDNYKRTTLDTNQTLNDTTAFRLNLMAHGNDVPGRDYEDYSRWGIAPSIAFGLGTPTRVTVSYEHQKDDNTPQYGIPIYNGKPMPGVGWSDFYGYHNINDQQITSDSFSLKLEHDFNDAVSVRNFTRVERVRQDLRASGPEGAQAGCLASGTQITGAPCAAGLQPGYFQPSGGSLGNERNTQNKMFTNQTDVTSHFSTGFIDHTLVTGIAISREEYEADTGKWLTNANGSTIVPPPVSYSDPNSEWTGPVNFTRAAHVDGALNNRAAYAFDTLKLSPQWEINGGLRYEHNAGSSVTNAYSSTGVETPGTRYGQADDLTSYRLALVYKPAENGSVYIAYGNSKTPSQASVNGGCYTPAKSSSIATNNCNVAPETAVSYEIGTKWDFFDNALSVTGAIFRNDRTNYKVADNDPTNLSGTQSLDGKARADGVALGLSGAITDRWKVFANYTYLDTRVLRSASDYTLATTGFDAQKGEPLPFTPKHAASLWTVYDLPYDFQVGYGITAQSKQYLVSAAGAPTAPGYAVQRAMLGYKVNKQLNLQLNINNLFDKEYLTRIRNNGWAVPGDGRAAVVSADYTF, encoded by the coding sequence ATGGCTACCGGGATCAGTTCTGCCCCCCTTTCATCGCGGCATATGCTCGCGTCGGCAGTGGGCTTGGCAGTGGCTGCGCAGGGAGGATTCAGTTACGCGGCGGAGCCCGCACCAGAGGACAACACAGGCGTCATTCAGCTCGGCGCGACCAGCATCGAAGGCCAGGCCCCGAGCCAGAGCGTCTACAACCCTGTGGCTCCGTCTTCCCCCAAGTACACCGAGGCGCTGCGCGACACACCGCAGACCATTACGGTGGTACCCAAGGAAGTCATTCATGACCAGAACCTGCTGACCCTGCGCGACGTGCTCAGCACCGTGCCCGGCATCACCTTCGGTGCCGGCGAAGGTGGCAGCGGGTATGGCGACAGCATCAACCTGCGCGGGTTTTCCGCCAGCGGCGACATCTACGTGGACGGCGTGCGCGACAGCGCGCAGTACAGCCGCACCGACCCGTTCAACCTGGAACAGGTCGAAGTCGTCAGCGGCGCCAGTTCGGTGTATTCCGGTTCCGGTGCGGTCGGCGGCACCATCAACCTGGTGAGCAAGCAGCCAGAATTACGCGACAAAACCACCATCAGTGCCGGCATCGGCACCGATAACTACAAGCGCACCACCCTGGACACCAACCAGACGCTCAACGACACCACCGCGTTCCGCCTGAACCTGATGGCCCATGGTAACGATGTGCCAGGCCGCGATTATGAAGATTACTCACGCTGGGGCATTGCACCCTCCATCGCATTTGGCCTGGGCACACCGACGCGCGTGACCGTCAGCTACGAGCATCAGAAAGACGACAACACACCGCAATACGGCATCCCCATCTACAACGGCAAACCCATGCCGGGCGTGGGCTGGAGCGATTTCTACGGCTACCACAACATCAATGACCAGCAGATCACCTCGGATTCGTTCAGCCTGAAGCTCGAACACGACTTCAACGACGCCGTGTCGGTGCGCAACTTCACCCGTGTCGAGCGGGTTCGCCAGGACCTGCGCGCCTCCGGCCCCGAAGGTGCACAGGCCGGCTGCCTGGCCAGCGGCACCCAGATCACGGGCGCGCCTTGCGCCGCGGGCCTGCAACCGGGCTATTTCCAGCCAAGCGGCGGCTCACTGGGTAACGAGCGCAACACCCAGAACAAGATGTTCACCAACCAGACCGACGTCACCAGCCACTTCAGCACCGGGTTTATCGACCACACGCTGGTGACCGGGATTGCCATCAGCCGCGAGGAATACGAGGCGGATACCGGAAAGTGGCTGACCAACGCCAACGGCAGCACGATAGTCCCGCCACCGGTCAGCTACAGCGATCCGAATTCCGAATGGACCGGCCCGGTCAATTTCACCCGGGCGGCCCACGTCGATGGCGCGCTGAACAACCGCGCCGCTTATGCCTTCGACACGCTCAAGCTCAGCCCGCAATGGGAAATCAACGGCGGCTTGCGTTACGAGCACAACGCGGGCAGTTCGGTGACCAATGCTTACTCCAGCACCGGTGTGGAGACGCCCGGCACCCGCTATGGCCAAGCGGATGACCTGACGTCCTACCGCCTGGCGCTGGTCTACAAACCGGCGGAAAACGGCAGCGTCTATATCGCCTACGGCAACAGCAAGACGCCGTCACAAGCCAGCGTCAATGGCGGGTGCTACACCCCGGCCAAAAGCTCAAGCATCGCCACCAACAACTGCAACGTCGCCCCGGAAACCGCCGTCAGCTATGAGATCGGCACCAAGTGGGACTTCTTCGACAATGCCTTGTCGGTCACCGGCGCGATCTTCCGCAATGACCGCACCAACTACAAAGTCGCCGATAACGACCCCACCAACCTGAGCGGCACTCAATCCCTCGACGGCAAAGCGCGTGCAGATGGCGTCGCACTGGGCCTGAGCGGCGCGATAACCGACCGCTGGAAGGTGTTCGCCAACTACACCTACCTGGACACCCGCGTACTGCGCAGTGCCAGCGACTACACCCTGGCGACCACCGGTTTCGACGCGCAGAAAGGCGAGCCGCTGCCGTTCACGCCCAAGCATGCGGCCAGTCTCTGGACGGTGTACGACCTGCCCTACGACTTCCAGGTGGGCTACGGCATCACCGCGCAGAGCAAGCAGTACCTGGTCAGCGCCGCTGGCGCACCGACTGCGCCTGGCTACGCGGTGCAACGTGCGATGCTCGGCTACAAGGTCAACAAACAGTTGAACCTGCAGTTGAACATCAACAACCTGTTCGACAAGGAGTACCTGACCCGCATCCGTAACAACGGCTGGGCGGTGCCTGGCGATGGCCGTGCAGCGGTGGTGTCGGCCGACTACACGTTCTGA
- a CDS encoding glutamate/aspartate ABC transporter substrate-binding protein: protein MRIVPHILGAAIAAALISTPVFAAELTGTLKKINDSGTITLAHRDSSIPFSYIADGSGKPVGYSHDIQLAIVEALKKDLNKPDLKTKYNLVTSQTRIPLIQNGTADIECGSTTNNAERAQQVDFTVNIFEIGTRLLVKKDKDGKPSYSDFADLKGKNVVTTAGTTSERIIKAMNADKQMGMNVISAKDHGESFQMLESGRAVAFMMDDALLAGEEAKAKKPDDWVITGTPQSFEAYACMVRKDDPAFKKAVDDAIVGLYKSGEINKIYSKWFESPIPPKGLNLNFPMSDKVKDLIATPSDKPAPDVKI, encoded by the coding sequence ATGCGTATCGTTCCCCATATTTTGGGCGCAGCTATCGCTGCTGCTCTGATCAGCACTCCAGTTTTCGCCGCCGAGCTCACCGGCACGCTGAAGAAAATCAACGACTCCGGCACCATCACTCTCGCTCACCGCGACAGCTCCATTCCGTTTTCCTACATCGCGGATGGTTCGGGCAAACCCGTGGGCTACTCCCACGACATTCAGCTGGCTATCGTTGAAGCCCTGAAAAAAGACCTGAACAAACCCGACCTGAAGACCAAGTACAACCTGGTCACCTCGCAAACCCGTATCCCGTTGATCCAGAACGGCACCGCAGACATCGAGTGCGGCTCCACCACCAACAACGCCGAACGCGCCCAGCAAGTCGACTTCACCGTCAACATCTTCGAAATCGGCACCCGCCTCCTGGTCAAGAAAGACAAGGATGGCAAGCCGTCCTACAGCGATTTCGCTGACCTGAAAGGCAAGAACGTCGTGACCACCGCAGGCACCACGTCCGAGCGCATCATCAAGGCGATGAACGCTGACAAGCAGATGGGCATGAACGTCATCTCCGCCAAGGACCACGGCGAATCCTTCCAGATGCTGGAAAGCGGCCGCGCCGTTGCCTTCATGATGGACGACGCCCTGCTGGCCGGTGAAGAAGCCAAGGCCAAGAAGCCGGATGACTGGGTAATCACCGGTACTCCACAGTCCTTCGAAGCCTACGCCTGCATGGTTCGTAAAGACGACCCGGCCTTCAAGAAAGCCGTGGATGACGCGATCGTCGGCCTGTACAAATCCGGCGAGATCAACAAGATCTACAGCAAGTGGTTTGAAAGCCCGATTCCACCTAAAGGCCTGAACCTGAACTTCCCGATGAGCGACAAGGTGAAGGACCTGATCGCCACTCCGAGCGACAAGCCAGCGCCTGACGTAAAAATCTGA
- a CDS encoding amino acid ABC transporter permease: MNYNWDWGVFFKSTGVGSETYLDWYIAGLGWTIAIAVVAWIIALLLGSILGVMRTVPNRIVSGIATCYVELFRNVPLLVQLFIWYFLIPDLLPQNLQDWYKQDLNPTTSAYLSVVVCLGLFTAARVCEQVRTGIQALPRGQESAARAMGFKLPQIYWNVLLPQAYRIIIPPLTSEFLNVFKNSSVASLIGLMELLAQTKQTAEFSANLFEAFTLATLIYFTLNMSLMLLMRVVEKKVAVPGLISVGGK; this comes from the coding sequence ATGAATTACAACTGGGACTGGGGCGTGTTCTTCAAGTCCACCGGCGTGGGCAGCGAGACTTATCTCGACTGGTACATCGCCGGCTTGGGCTGGACCATTGCCATCGCCGTCGTGGCATGGATTATCGCCTTGCTGCTGGGGTCCATTCTGGGCGTCATGCGCACCGTGCCAAACCGCATCGTATCGGGCATCGCGACCTGCTACGTGGAACTGTTTCGCAACGTACCGCTGCTGGTTCAGCTGTTCATCTGGTATTTCCTGATACCCGACCTGCTGCCGCAGAACCTGCAAGACTGGTACAAACAAGACCTCAACCCGACCACCTCGGCCTACCTGAGCGTTGTCGTGTGCCTGGGCCTGTTCACCGCCGCCCGTGTGTGCGAACAAGTGCGCACCGGCATCCAGGCGTTGCCACGTGGCCAGGAGTCCGCCGCACGCGCCATGGGCTTCAAGCTGCCGCAGATCTACTGGAACGTGCTGCTGCCCCAGGCCTACCGGATCATCATTCCGCCGCTTACCTCGGAATTCCTCAACGTCTTCAAGAACTCCTCCGTGGCGTCCCTGATCGGCTTGATGGAATTGCTGGCGCAAACCAAACAGACCGCCGAGTTCTCGGCCAACCTGTTTGAGGCCTTCACCCTGGCCACGCTGATCTACTTCACCCTGAACATGAGCCTGATGCTGCTGATGCGCGTGGTCGAGAAGAAAGTCGCCGTGCCCGGCCTGATCTCCGTGGGGGGTAAATAA
- a CDS encoding amino acid ABC transporter permease, whose product MDFDFSGIIPAIPGLWNGMVMTLQLMVMGVVGGIVLGTILALMRLSSSKLLSRLAGAYVNYFRSIPLLLVITWFYLAVPFVLRWITGEDTPIGAFTSCVVAFMMFEAAYFCEIVRAGVQSIPKGQMAAAQAMGMTYGQTMRLIILPQAFRKMTPLLLQQSIILFQDTSLVYTVGLVDFLNSARSNGDIIGRSNEFLIFAGVVYFIISFSASLLVKRLQKRFAV is encoded by the coding sequence ATGGACTTCGATTTCAGCGGCATCATCCCCGCCATCCCGGGCCTGTGGAACGGCATGGTCATGACCTTGCAGTTGATGGTCATGGGCGTGGTCGGCGGCATCGTCCTGGGTACGATCCTCGCGCTGATGCGCCTGTCGTCCAGCAAACTGCTGTCACGCCTGGCCGGCGCCTACGTGAACTACTTCCGCTCGATCCCGCTGCTGTTGGTGATCACCTGGTTCTACCTGGCGGTGCCGTTCGTGCTGCGCTGGATCACCGGCGAAGACACCCCGATCGGTGCGTTCACCTCCTGCGTCGTGGCCTTCATGATGTTCGAGGCCGCGTACTTCTGTGAAATCGTGCGGGCCGGCGTGCAGTCGATCCCCAAGGGCCAGATGGCCGCCGCGCAAGCGATGGGCATGACCTACGGCCAGACCATGCGCCTGATCATCCTGCCCCAGGCGTTCCGCAAGATGACCCCGTTGCTGCTGCAACAGTCGATCATCCTGTTCCAGGACACCTCGCTGGTCTACACCGTGGGCCTGGTGGACTTCCTCAACTCCGCCCGCTCCAACGGCGACATCATTGGCCGCTCCAATGAGTTCCTGATCTTCGCCGGTGTCGTCTACTTCATCATCAGCTTTTCCGCCTCGCTGCTGGTCAAGCGTCTGCAAAAAAGGTTTGCCGTATGA
- a CDS encoding amino acid ABC transporter ATP-binding protein, producing the protein MISIKNINKWYGDFQVLTDCSTEVKKGEVIVVCGPSGSGKSTLIKCVNALEPFQKGDVVVDGTSIADPKTNLPKLRSRVGMVFQHFELFPHLTITENLTIAQIKVLGRSKEEATKKGLQLLERVGLSAHAHKHPGQLSGGQQQRVAIARALAMDPIVMLFDEPTSALDPEMVNEVLDVMVQLAHEGMTMMCVTHEMGFARKVADRVIFMDAGKIIEDCPKEEFFGDISARSERAQHFLEKILQH; encoded by the coding sequence ATGATCTCTATCAAGAATATCAACAAGTGGTATGGCGACTTCCAGGTGCTGACCGACTGCAGCACCGAGGTTAAAAAAGGCGAAGTGATCGTGGTGTGCGGGCCGTCCGGCTCGGGCAAGTCCACCCTGATCAAGTGCGTCAACGCCCTGGAGCCGTTCCAGAAAGGCGACGTGGTCGTCGATGGCACCTCCATCGCCGACCCGAAGACCAACCTGCCGAAACTGCGCTCGCGCGTTGGCATGGTGTTCCAGCACTTCGAGCTCTTTCCGCACCTGACCATCACCGAAAACCTGACCATCGCGCAGATCAAGGTGTTGGGCCGCAGCAAGGAAGAAGCCACCAAGAAGGGCCTGCAACTGCTGGAGCGCGTCGGTCTGTCGGCCCACGCCCACAAGCACCCGGGCCAGCTTTCCGGCGGCCAGCAACAGCGTGTGGCGATTGCCCGTGCGCTGGCCATGGACCCGATCGTCATGCTGTTCGACGAACCGACCTCGGCCCTCGACCCGGAAATGGTCAACGAAGTGCTCGACGTGATGGTGCAACTGGCCCACGAAGGCATGACCATGATGTGCGTGACCCACGAAATGGGTTTCGCCCGCAAGGTAGCCGACCGGGTGATCTTCATGGACGCCGGCAAGATCATCGAAGACTGCCCGAAAGAGGAGTTCTTCGGCGACATCAGCGCCCGCTCCGAGCGTGCGCAGCACTTCCTTGAGAAAATCCTGCAGCACTAA
- a CDS encoding sensor histidine kinase: protein MKCDPNLFRAAPPSLAVKPRLIRQLFLPPLIIALMIGLGYVGFWISEFYGIRTLTDTGERQLELHARTVESELSKYTYLPSLLELESSVSRLLADPNQETRKTVNDYLEGLNRRSRSRAIYVMDTTGRVLATSNWRDADSYQGEDLSFRAYFQNAVRGQPGRFYGIGSTNGEPGYYLAHGLEEHGKIIGVAVVKVRLEALEERWQRARLEAFVSDENGIIILSSDPARRLKSVRPLSDDTKDRLAHSLQYYWATLNELEPLARERLNEGTEKLTFPANSEVVADEHEVSYLAQTRPLNDTPWNFTLLTPLNDLRRAAINQGILVAVAFALVAFLLIAWNERRKVIATRLAAREALQEANNQLERRIAERTTDLRASNERLKSQIRERRQAEETLRRAQDELVQAGKLAAIGQMSTSIAHELNQPLAALRTLSGNTVRFLERGALDTASANLKTINELIDRMGRITASLRSFARRGDDQGEASLGKAVDATFQILGSRLETLPLTVHRHFSSAQLQIDQTRLEQILVNLIGNALDAMQAQPAPELWLEGDTVDGKYRLQVRDNGHGIDPEARKHLFEPFFTTKPGEQGLGLGLTLSASLAAATGGNLAVEHPASGGTAFVLSLPLVNPQQVESK, encoded by the coding sequence ATGAAATGCGACCCCAACCTCTTTCGCGCCGCGCCGCCATCACTTGCCGTGAAGCCTCGTCTGATTCGCCAATTGTTCCTGCCGCCGCTGATCATCGCCCTGATGATCGGACTGGGTTACGTCGGCTTCTGGATCAGCGAGTTCTATGGGATCCGCACCCTCACCGACACCGGCGAACGCCAGCTGGAATTGCACGCCCGCACCGTCGAGAGCGAACTCAGCAAATACACCTACCTGCCCAGTCTCCTGGAGCTGGAATCCAGCGTCTCCAGGCTGTTGGCCGACCCGAATCAGGAAACCCGCAAAACCGTCAACGACTACCTCGAAGGCCTGAACCGGCGCAGTCGCAGCCGGGCGATTTACGTGATGGATACCACCGGCCGTGTGCTGGCCACCAGTAACTGGCGCGACGCCGACAGTTACCAGGGTGAAGACCTGTCCTTCCGTGCCTATTTCCAGAATGCCGTGCGCGGCCAGCCCGGCCGGTTCTACGGCATCGGCAGCACCAACGGCGAACCCGGCTATTACCTGGCCCATGGCCTGGAAGAACACGGCAAGATCATCGGCGTGGCCGTGGTCAAGGTGCGCCTCGAAGCGCTGGAAGAGCGCTGGCAGCGGGCGCGCCTGGAGGCCTTCGTCAGTGACGAGAACGGCATCATCATTCTCTCCAGCGACCCGGCCCGTCGCCTCAAGTCCGTGCGCCCCCTGAGCGATGACACCAAGGACCGCCTCGCCCACAGCCTTCAATACTACTGGGCGACGCTCAACGAGCTGGAACCCCTGGCCCGCGAGCGCCTCAACGAAGGCACCGAGAAGCTGACCTTCCCGGCCAACAGCGAAGTGGTGGCAGACGAGCATGAGGTGAGCTACCTGGCCCAGACCCGCCCGCTGAATGACACCCCCTGGAACTTCACCCTGCTGACTCCGCTGAATGACCTGCGCCGGGCCGCCATCAACCAGGGCATCCTGGTGGCCGTGGCCTTCGCCCTGGTGGCGTTCCTGCTGATCGCCTGGAACGAGCGGCGCAAGGTGATCGCCACCCGCCTCGCCGCCCGGGAAGCCTTGCAGGAAGCCAACAACCAGCTGGAACGACGGATTGCCGAACGCACCACCGACCTGCGGGCCAGCAACGAACGGCTCAAGAGCCAGATTCGCGAACGGCGCCAGGCCGAGGAAACCTTGCGCCGGGCCCAGGACGAACTGGTACAGGCTGGCAAACTCGCCGCCATCGGCCAGATGTCCACCAGCATCGCCCACGAATTGAACCAGCCGCTGGCCGCGTTGCGTACCCTGTCAGGCAACACCGTGCGCTTCCTGGAGCGTGGCGCCCTGGACACCGCCAGTGCCAACCTCAAGACCATCAACGAACTGATCGACCGCATGGGCCGCATCACCGCCAGCCTGCGCTCCTTTGCCCGGCGCGGCGATGACCAGGGTGAAGCCAGCCTGGGCAAGGCGGTGGACGCCACGTTCCAGATCCTCGGCAGCCGCCTGGAGACCCTGCCACTGACGGTGCACCGCCACTTCAGCAGTGCGCAGTTGCAGATCGACCAGACGCGCCTGGAGCAGATCCTGGTCAACCTGATCGGCAACGCCCTGGACGCGATGCAGGCGCAACCGGCCCCCGAGCTGTGGCTGGAAGGCGATACCGTCGACGGCAAATACCGCCTGCAGGTGCGCGACAACGGCCACGGCATTGATCCCGAGGCCCGCAAGCATTTGTTCGAACCGTTCTTTACCACCAAACCCGGCGAACAAGGCCTGGGCCTGGGCCTGACACTCTCGGCCAGCCTCGCGGCCGCCACCGGCGGCAACCTCGCTGTCGAACACCCGGCCAGCGGTGGTACTGCCTTTGTCCTGAGCTTGCCGCTGGTGAACCCTCAACAAGTCGAGTCGAAATGA